The genomic interval TAGATTCTTTAGAGATAATAGcttcaatcacaaacaaaaaatctcattccaatAACGAACTGGAAAACACCAAATGCGAGATCATCTGTAAACCCCTAAAAGCAACCAAAGCCTCAATGTCATCCACTTCAAACATTCAAAATTCTTTATGATGCAAAGCAAataaaatacctcatttatcatttcttaaaatagcccacacacactcaaaatcagaagaatgaaataaagaccatcaaaattaagttttatcgAGCCTTGCAAAGGAGGTTTccaagaaaaaatgatattattacaTACAATCGATTGATGCAATTTAATGGTAGTGTAACCCTCGACATATGTCAAACAATTATCAACCACATCATTAAGCATACAGTTAGAATTCTGAAATAAGTTTATATTCTTATATTGCCAAACACATCaagaaatagtaataaaatgtgAAACCGAAGTTATATGATATTGCATCAAAACCCCAACTCGATCAGAATAATTACAAACAATCTCCAGAAAAGGCATAACAAAAGGACAATGTGCAGCCatcaatttttttcacatttggACAGTACCAAAAATATGACGGCAATCTTCCACTACCAATGAGCAAAGAGAACAATCTGCATTAGAAATAACACCCATTTTTAGCAGATTCAGTTTTGTAGAAAGACTATCCTTATATACTCTACACTCAAAGTTCTTAACTTTATTCGGAAgatttaaattccaaaattgATGTCAAAAGAATGAAGAACCTTAAAAATCAGAACTACCAGCACCAACAGTATAATCAAATAATGTGATTGCAAGATGATATCTAGACTTTAGTGAATACATGTCATTTTTAGTGTCAGTCCATACAAACTTATCACCCCAACCCCTTGACAATAAAAGAAGTTATACAATAGTGTTAGCAACAAAGGAAGAAATATAGATTGAATCAAATCCACATCCCAATAACCATTACGTTAATAATGGTTGATGCATAAGTATATTAACTTTCGAATCATCATGAATGACATAATTTGGTGGAAAAGACTCAGGTAACCAGAAAATTGAGAACTATTTTTCTTGAGTTATCTTTACATCAGCACCCTTCCCTATCTTCCAAATACCCCGAGCTAGCAAAAGAGATTTagcaacacaaatattcatCCATACATATGAGGGCTTACCACCCAAatgtgaatgaaaaaaaatatctgtgGAAGGGAAATACTTAATTTTACAGGACAACAAGGAATTAGGATTTTGAATCAATTGACAATtttgttttgctaataaagccaaattaaaaaactcaagaaaactcATACCACCTCACATCTTTGAAAAAcacatcatcatcttcttcttcttcttttatatttataattttaaattttggccGAGTTACCCTATGATTTGTTTGTGAACTtgcattttttctctcttagaattatatatttttccttatCCAAAAAAATGTCCCCATagaatgtttatttttttcctcataacttaaatatttcatttaaaaaatctggaaacaaatatatacacaatgttaaattaccaaataaaaaatggaaaaaaaaaaacgaacgAACAAACGACCAGAGATAGCacccaaaaacataaataaaattgtgtaaTATTACACCTATGTTGAGCAACGTATTTTATGGTATTTACAGATGCTTTGTCAAGCTCATTCCTTGTATGTCTAGTTTTTTAGCATTGCTGATTTCTTGGCATGCCAAACTGGTTGAGAAACTAGAAGAAATTGGTGCCAGAACCCAATAATCTAGTAACTTCGGCCCCAGTATGTCCACTTTTTTGCAGGCTTTCCAGAAGCAAAGCATTTAGTACCTGTGAAAAAATTCAGAATAAACATACAATCAAACTCGTGTGTGATGAATCATTCAGAGCACATAAATGTCTCAGAGAAACTTGTTCATTCAGTGGCACAATGTTGCATCATCCTACACTGTAACTGacataaatatcatatttcatAAGGAATAGCCATTTTACAACAATGTTGCCAGACGTTGGAGCAAACATCCAAACCAAGTGTAGTTtatgttatcatttttttaatcaagtatACCATACCATTGGATTAACATGCAACTTTCAGAAAATAACACAAGTACTATTGACCATGCTTTCTTGATCCTTTGGTGatgcaaatatttttcaatggagggcaaaatattttcaagaaaactttaCCAGGCAATACATCAATAATTAGATTATGAAATATAACAGCAGTCAGAGAGATTAGACAAATATCACAAGGAATAATTGAGACTAGGGGAGGGCAAAATACCCAATCCCAAGCACCAACGTGACCGATATTGACCCAAGAATGGTTCCTTTTTGTTGTTAGGCAGTGGTGGCTAACGAAAATAATGTTTCCAAAAAACTCAGGGTGGTTTTTGGAAATAGGGTATGAAAAACTGATAAGCTCAACCAACCTGACAGCCCTGGCACCTATTTTTGGTGGTGGCAAGGTGTTGAGATCTCTCAAACACCACAACATTCTTCCACTAGATTACTACCACTAGATTACTAGTGGAGAGGTATAGTAATCTGGTGGTAGTATCTCTCGCCACCACCAACAAAACGATCAACAACAATCATTGTCTGCAATTCATGACCCATCATTGGTCAGTTTGAGGAATCATATTAAATGGCTAACACCCATCAATTCACCCAGTGAGAACTGCTGCCAACCAGCCTGAGGGGGTTGATACCCGCCTCTATTTGAGAGACATTTGAAAGTAACATTCTACATTTTTGTGATACACTTACACCGATGAAGGTTCCAGTCATGGCTGCAATCAATCCCACATTGTTGCAGCACCAATTGACCAGAGATGGCCTTAACCACAACAAATTCTTAATTATATCCAACAATGACACAAATCAGAAAACAAGTGAACTAAACATCCAAAGGGTGAAATTAGTGCACATGTTGCGGTAACTAGCTGCAGCTATTGCCTAGCTAGTGACAACTCTAAGACAAACCATCATGGCCCTTTCAATTTTTGATCATCTTCAGAGGCAAGAACAGGTAAATTTGGAGCAGTATCAACTTGAGAAAAATGGTGGAAGATTATATAAGTTGAGTTGACGTCTCAAAGTGGAAAATGAAAGCCAATAAATGAAACAACCCTTGCATGAAACATGGGGCCAGTACCTTCTGGGAGCTCTAGCTAGTGAAATGGGGAACAAAGGCTCTTAGCGGCTCCCATCTCACCTTTTGTCCTTGCCTTCACATCTTTCTCCACCTCCTTAAGAGTTACATAGCAAATAAATCGTGATTAACCAAATTTATAAGAAgcacaaaaagggaaaagaaaaaaagaaagaaagagaagatcAAAATAATGTTCATAGCCTCTCAAGAGACCATTCTGCAGTATGCATAACAAAACATAACTTAACATCCCAATTTGATAGTGTGGAATAGAGTAATATGAACTGAAAAACCTAAAAGAAATACATTTCAAGTATTTAAATGAGTGCAAATGTCCattgaaaaaactaaatatttgaaatgtatGCAAATGtccattgaaaaaattaaacctATTTATCCATTATTCGAAGGACAAGAAATCAATGGAAAACCCTGAGATACTGTAGGACATATAAAACCATATAGGCAATTGCTAAGCtgaaaaatcaatattataCCTCCTCATCACACCAAGGAGCTAAGATCAATTTCTTTTGGCCGAGTGCTTCCACAAATTCATTCCAAGTTTGTATGGTCTTAACGCATGCatcttgcttttgttttgcaacATCAAATAGGTTATGTTGGATATTATCAAGCATTTCTTTCACTTGCTCAACCAAGTTGGTTCTAGAGATGTCTATTTTCAATGAATTATCACAACAAATAGCACATACCTATGAATAAAACCAGGGTGTAACAATTCATCTGGTTGATCGACTAAGGAATAAATATTAGAAGACAATAGGTTCTGCAAATCAATGGCAAGTAACAATGatagaaaatcaaaatagaCTGGCTAACCTGACTATTAGCCAAGTCTTTAGGCCCAATTTCAATGCTTAGAGGAACACCTTTCATTTCCCAATGTGAGTACTTCCAACCAGGAGAATAGTTATCTCTAAAGTCTGCCTTAGCACGAATACCGGCCCCAGACAAGATATCCACTACAGAAGCACAGGCATCAAATATTCCCCGAGTATTAGCATCTTTGTACGACACAAGAATTATAATAACTTGGACTGTTGGTACTTTAGGTGGCAACACCAAGCCTTTATCATCCCTATGAACCATTACCATCACACCAATATGAACataacaagtaaaataaaattaaaaaaaaaaagtagtcatATGTAGTAGCagatgtcaataaaaaaaatcctactgATGTACACATTCACCGTGCGGACCCACCATCTAAACACTCCCTccccccaaaaaagaaaaaaaagtaaatataccaaaaaaaatccTCCGAGACCAGGCATGCtttcattttttgtattatataccACAACGAAATGCACAAGCTAATTAATTACAACAGTTCATCAAACAGTTAATAGATGTTGAAAAATTACTGTCCGAGTGCTATAGGCCCATGAGTTATGCTAGACCATACCCTTCTGtcccttttcattttcaaagtttatctcaaatatttttgcaaaattttgaCCCAAACAATGTGAAGTTGCACCTTGTATACCACGACCGTTGTTTGAAATAAATGCCTGAGATACGGTACACAGAAAATATTGACAAACAGGTTTCAGAGTAAGATTTTAAACTTGTCAAATATGACAGAGAGTGAATTAAGCATGAGCAGATTTAGTTGTTATATGCCTCAACACTAGTGGTGTATAGTCCACCGGCAAATTTCTCCAATTCACTTTTATTTCCCTTTACAACAGGAAAGGCCAAATATTCTTCATATATTTGTCTATAAAGCTCCAAAATATCTACAACCTGCAATAAACCATAAGCCAAATAGACCATGCAGTTAAACTATGGTACTCACGTGCCAATGTTTCTTTGTAGATATAAAagattagaataatttttttttttttataggggaaaagaaggaaaaatatgtaGGCCCAGGACAGTGGAATCATAACACAGACACACTAGggttttcccaaaaaaaaaaaaatttattttagtgaTAATAAGTTAAAAGTATGTCACATACTTACCAAAATAAAAGTTACAAGTATGTCACACTTGTTGCAGTTCTAACATTTGATGCTAGTACACACTGACACATGAGTTCACCCTTTTTCACATGCTTTCAGAAAACTTCATTGAAGATGACCATTTTGCCAGCAACATCAAATAATTTAGGTTTCTGTGTTTTAACAATATAAGCCCATAAACCCCAGAAAACAACTTAAAAGATTACAACAAGTACTATGAAAAAACTGGGCTATTCTGATTTCAATCTAAGAAATTCTTAAAgtctttttctttgttattcCTTATCAATATCCAGAAATTTATCCAGAtcaattaatttcttatttaaagCTTCTTATCAATTGAAATTCTTCTAAACAAAATTTGGTTCTCAAAGGTGGTAAGCAACTTGACATGATCGCAAAGCAACTGCAATACTTGGTTCGGGATAGGGGCAtgcaagaacaagatgcatTGCATAATGCAACGGAATAGAAGagattaaacaaagaaaaacatgttCTCAAGAAATCCTCAAAGGAACCGAATGGGGGGATGACAATTCTAAGATATATGAAAAGATAAGCGACTACACAATAACTTAGGATGGAAGCGCATATCAACAATTCATGAGGAGGGAAAAGTTACCAACTGGTCTCTTGCTCTTCCAACTCCATTAATTTCTATGTATAAACTATAAACCTCTATGATTCCAATTTTGGGGAAAAAACAATCCAAAGATCAGAGTTTCATACCTCAGCATctgcttcttcttttgttgCAAAAGCTGTATGCCCTTCCTGGCCAAAGAAACTCACGACTCCTAGAATCAGAGAACACATGCAACCTATTACCATACAGTATTCTAGATAACTCAAGAAGTCATCTTAACAATTTCAACCAACTTAAACGAAGGTTATTTAGCAATTAGCAGAGACAAATTCACATCATCTTATCACCATTTCAGGAACAAATGCATGCCATCAACATGGCTAAATGAATATCAAGacaagtaaaaaagaaaaatttgagaaaaagacTACCTGATAAATGATATGGGATTGCTGAATTCCCATCGCACAACATTGCACCATTGATTAAGTTTCAATGGCAAGTCACGGTGTCCCCTTATCCATTTGGAATAATAGGGATACATGACCGTCTCACTAGTTGGGCGAATTGCAATGTGCTCTTCCAAATCAAAATCCCCAGTTTTTGTCACCCATGCAACCTAAGGAACCCCAAGATCTAATGAGGTTGGCAACCCTCTCTTCTAATAAAACAAATTTGCCAATGAAAACAGaagtattcaaaaaaataatagggAACAAACTATTTCAATCAACCAAGAATCGCCAATATAAAGTATTCTAAGATCCTgccccactttaaaaaaattatgaactttTGCACTGACCAAGAATCCAATGGTAAGAATTAGTCCtaacaaaagaaacaaacaatgAACCATGTTGGGCTAGACTCTAGATTAGCAATAATATCTCCAAGATCAATAAAATTGCacttttaaaaggaaaaagttcAAGAGAATGTTTCAGTTTCCAATAGACACCAGCATTGGTGCCATAAGTGTAGCCTAGAGTGAGTTCAGAATGATCACATCAGTATAAAGAGAAACATTCATACTATGCAAAATGAGTGTATCCAACCCAAGATAGTAAAATTAGCTTCGTTTGGAAGccaaactcctctcaactcatcattacaactttttcaaattgtaatacaaaatataataaataattcaaaattttcaaaccccaaaataataataatattaaaaaataatattctaataatattttatcatctcaactcaactcaactcaacttagttcaacatccaaacacagcttAAATACCGCAACAAAAGATTGTGAAGGACGAAGATTTCAAGCCTCACCTCAGGAGTAAAACCCTCCACATGATCCTTCTCCTTATGCAATACGCCTggagaaacaaaaagtaggaaGTAGCAGTTCTggatgttcattttttttattttagcatTAAAGAATTTatgcaaaaataatataaaattagtcATTCAGACGctaaatctgaaaaatgaaggGGAAAAAATACACTACTCCACAAACAGATTGAAATAATCGGAATTTTTAGCCAAGCTTACAAAATTTCATCTACATCAATCTTAAGGAATAAAATAAGGGATTTAAATAGGGATTCAAACTCACTTGCATGGTCTCCCAGATCGACATTACCCACGGTCTCAGAATATAATAGCCCGAGATATCGTAATACTCTATTAATTCTCCATTGACAACTACCTAC from Juglans microcarpa x Juglans regia isolate MS1-56 chromosome 4S, Jm3101_v1.0, whole genome shotgun sequence carries:
- the LOC121262007 gene encoding LOW QUALITY PROTEIN: proline--tRNA ligase, cytoplasmic (The sequence of the model RefSeq protein was modified relative to this genomic sequence to represent the inferred CDS: deleted 1 base in 1 codon; substituted 2 bases at 2 genomic stop codons); amino-acid sequence: MVCLNPDYGTCALRGDVYKYCMHHTGFGSEPLLFFSEYVSLIFIGYCAQRNMAGDDVKKSDANASEGEYFSPDVICEFCLMVFMGKRKEVKKETGLGITNCKDDNFGEWYSEVVVNGELIEYYDISGYYILRPWVMSIWETMQKFFNAKIKKMNIQNCYFLLFVSPGVLHKEKDHVEGFTPEVAWVTKTGDFDLEEHIAIRPTSETVMYPYYSKWIRGHRDLPLKLNQWCNVVRWEFSNPISFIRSREFLWQEGHTAFATKEEADAEVVDILELYRQIYEEYLAFPVVKGNKSELEKFAGGLYTTSVEAFISNNGRGIQGATSHCLGQNFAKIFEINFENEKGQKGMVXHNSWAYSTRTIGVMVMVHRDDKGLVLPPKVPTVQVIIILVSYKDANTRGIFDACASVVDILSGAGIRAKADFRDNYSPGWKYSHWEMKGVPLSIEIGPKDLANSQVCAICCDNSLKIDISRTNLVEQVKEMLDNIQHNLFDVAKQKQDACVKTIQTWNEFVEALGQKKLILAPWCDEEEVEKDVKARTKGEMGAAKSLCSPFHXLELPEGTKCFASGKPAKKWTYWGRSY